The Coffea arabica cultivar ET-39 chromosome 10e, Coffea Arabica ET-39 HiFi, whole genome shotgun sequence region CCAGAAATTTAGGATGCTTTTATCATGAAACTTTTAAGTGACACGAACATGAAGTCAGATGCAGATGCAAATGCACTATTTGAATATAAAGTAGTCATTAAGTTGAGCAGCGCAATCACTAACCTGGTACTGTTTGTTTCTGGCAACTGGCACAGCTTTTGTTAATATTTACACTGAAAGCATGCTAATACTACTACTGTCCATGGTCCCCACTTGAAAAAGACGCATGATCGATGGTTCTTGATGTTTAACTTTTATTTCTCAGCGCTTGAAAATGTCAGATTTAGTTCGTCGCAGTGAATCCTATTACTACCAATATATAGTAGTTATGTGTCTGGTAGTGCAATTTTTTGAgagaaatttgtgaaaaatccAGCATCAACAAGTTATTGCAGCAATAAATTACAAACAATGGATGTGCTTTGAACTTCTACATTTCTtgccagaagaagaagaagaaatcaagtGAAGCAACTAACTGATTTTCTTCAACATAAGGTGATTTAGCCGATAAAAAAGGGCTACTTTCTCACAAAAAATCATGTGCTCGAATTTTACTATCAATGTGAAACAGTGTTGGTGGGTGATCCACAAGAATCCCTATAAATGACCTATAATTGCaatgcatgttttgatctaTGGTGGTGATTGAAACTGAATCCATCCAAACTCTtttggataaaaaaaataaataaataactgaGTTCCCTTAGTTTACAGCATTACTGTAAAAGTTCTAAAAAATGGACTACATAAGCTCATGAACTGAGCATATACAGTTGCATTTGCATTAGTTAGTACAAAGTAATCGTGCAGTATATTACGTCAGATTCTGCACAAAATGAATAGAAAATCTTGTAATTGAGCAGCTCATTGCTCCATCCTTGGGTGGGATGACTGCCTGTTCACACTTAAGCAGATATGGGCTTTCACTGGTTTATGATCAGAACTGCTGATGGTATCCATCGAATCATAGCAATGCAATGTTGCCCTTATGTGGTCATGATCGCCAATCTTGAACAAAATGCGATCTGTCCATGCTGGAACCCGAACCTGCAATGCGCCAAGACACAGCCAAACTTATTAGTCAATGCAGCTCTTTGTTAATTCATGATTGATTAACTTTAACTAGGAGCGTAGGAGGAGTGAGTATAATATATACGCACCTTGTAACTAGTGTCGTAATTGCTGCTTCCTATATTGTACTTGTATGTTGGTTTAAACGATAATGTTCCTTCTCGAAATCCATTAAAAATTTGCCCTCTTTCAGCTTCTTGCAGAAGTTGGTCCTTGCTAGTCAGCAGCTGCAGTCCAGGTTGCAAAAGTTTAGGACAAACTTTAAATTTATGCTTAATACTTCGTTACCATAAAGTGTTGAGGGACAAAATTAAAGTCCCTTGCTGGATTGCTAAAAAGTTGCACAAAGTTGATAATGCTCCATCCTGTCTTAAATGGATTGGAGTTGGACACTCGGTTTCTCTTTCTCTTATGAGGATTAGGAATAGAAAAACAATCTTTACCGGACACAGAAACAGATATTAATCTTGAAGCCAGATGGTAAAGCAAGCTCTATATATGAGAGAGAGAAACTGTATATTGTAGGACTTCTTCACTTACTTCATGAAGGTTTTCGTGTATCAAATCTCTAGCCGGAAATGTATTAATTCCTTCAAGTCTATAGTTGAAATCTCCCAACCATACGGTGAGTTGGGCGGGTGTGGCATTGGGGTTCCAATCCTTGGAGAAGATGGAGCGTGATATGTGCCTGAACTGGTCGTTTCTTTCTTCCACATTGCCAACATGTGCTGCATGTGTTGTTAAAGTAGCCAAAATCCAATACACAAATGGTTAGTGATGATGAATGCACGCATTTTAGATACTAAATTAATTTGCTTTTAGACGCTCCACCATCTTTGtaaactaaaataatcaagaataTGCGcctgtatataatattaatatatatatatatatacacacacttaAATGGTTTTACTGCCAGTGTAGCTCAAATATTCAGAAATCAATTTCTCTGGTTTTCTGAATTAAGAATGTATATGACATatagattaatctttcctatacCGACAATTTATATACTGCCAGCGTTGGATAAATgataattatgtaaaatttgaattgaaattcaacttttgtacacatgtcatgaatccaataGTTAcagtgtgtatatatattaaattcaTTCCAATGCTATAAGTCTACAGGACTGTAATGTATGACATTACAATGAAAAATTCGAAGACGAATCAAGgaatgtaacttttttttttttttttctgacggaATGGATATCCGAACCGTTGACCCGACTAATCCCGCTCTGGCCCAGAAGAGGAAGCCCCACTCCACTCCGAGCACGGTAGCAAGGGGGAGCTGACTGCTCGAGTTAACCCTTGGcggcaaaggaaaaaaaggtaAGGAATGTAACACAACAGCCCAATTTCAACCAAACATTGATGCGGAGTTGGCCACATAGTGTTTGAGAGAAGTTTCTTGCTGAGGACCAACTGATAACATTTTTGAGTTGCGAACTTTGCAGACTTTTTGGTGTGAGTATGGGCACTAAATGTCCAACCTTACAACCACAgcaagaccaacaattgcatcGTGGATTTGGACCAGAGGCCTGTGATACATTGTGCTAAGACTACATGGAGGGAGGCATTTATGTACTTTTGTACTATTTCGCTTTCTTTGTTGAAATTAGAGAAGAATAGTGAAGTTTCACCATGAGTAGAATAGTCCGGTCCATTGATTGATGTTACTTACCTGCAAGATGGCAAGAAACAAAGAGCATTTGTATTCCCTTGTACTTAATTCTGATAGCAACAGCTCCTTTCTTTCTCCCGATCAGCCCTCCAAGCCCACCAACAGGCTGCTTATCCACCTTTATTCCTACGAATCAATGAATATTGCAAAAGATTCTAATATAAGATTATGTTATGCTAAATAAGGCAGCCgttgagattttgaaatttaatctTGAAATTCACTGGAGGCAAAGTTCAACGCACCTCTTACAAACTGCTGAGAATGTTTCGGTCCAAATACGAACAGCTGCAGTGATTGCATTATAGCTTCCCCCAGAAGGCTTCAGGAATCAATCAATTGGAGAAGCAAATATTAGAATCTACATATCTCTCAAAGTTAAAGCGAAAGAgaaagtttttgtttttttttactctttAATCATATTTAGAATATTAAAAAACTTCAAATTATTTGCATGtataacaaatttaaaaacCCAAGTAAAACTTGGTATagctaaaacaacaaaatttatCATTATTAGGCATATGGTTTTATGTGGTTGGAAAGGTGTGAATATTAGAATCTGCTTTTTCTTCAAGTGGGAAGCTTCATACTTTTTCCAAATTATGCTAGGTCACAATCATGGTGTGGCCGGCTCTATCAAATTATGGTCCAGGTTGCTCCCGGAAAACTACTAATAGCAATCTACCACTGCTATCAAAAAAGAACAATTAAAGAACCTCAAATGACAACAATTCAGgcataaacatgaggaaacatATATacgaaagaaaaaatgcaaaacaaacCCTTAAGAATTAAAGAATTTAAGAAAGATTGACGTGAAGATAATTAATATCCCAGGAATTTCTTACATATGAGTGTCAGCTAAGACATTCTTCAATAGTTGGGCAATGTTCTCCCGAGGCACCTCTTGCAGACCAATCACAAGAAGATCCAGCTTCCGATTTTTACCAACCAGCTTGTTTATATCTTCTGAGGATACCTTTTCATCAATGAATACTAATCATAGTTAGTTATTAGAAGTTAAAACGTAGAAGAAGAGAAGaggaggagggggggggggggggggcgggggAATGAGACTCTTGAGTTGATTACCTGTCCATTCATATTCCAAGTCACTATGCAAAGGCAAACGTCAGAATGGCCGGAGAACTCACAGCAATTGCCGGTATCCACAGTTCTGACGCCTTCATGAGTCCTGTCATCGCTGTCAATTATACTCGCCGCTGTTTTCCGCTTGTTTGTTTTTCTGCTTAGTCTTGTACAGAAAATACCGCAGAGCCCTTCCATTGATGTTGGTATGCTTTCTGACCTTCATACAATATTAGCTTTAGCTGTAAGAGAAACAGATCACTGGAGGGCTTCAAATTTTGATGGCATATGTTCATATATAGATGAGGAAAATTTTGGTAAACTGGGCGGTGGAGAGTTCAGAATTGGAAAGAAAACTGGTTAAGCTGTTTGATTTTGAGGATTTCAAAACTCAATTGTGTGCTGTCCAAATTAAGTTAGGCCATTGGAGCCTTCGGGGAACTTTTCAAGTGTCAAACTTGATAGTGACATCCCTCTTCGAGAAATCAAATCTTGAGGAATTACTAGCAGATGGAATTGGAACTTGTGCAGCAAATTTGTAGCATCAATGTAGGACCTAATTCCTTAATGATCACATTAAGTTGATTTTGTATCTGTAAAAGAGAGCTTTTTATGTTCTGCGTTTATGCatgatatatatacatacatacatacatatatatacacacacacacactgaaAGTTACGTACATACTTTTGTCTATCCGATGAGTTGTTTCCCCAGTACTAATTTagtaaaatgtgaaatttacattGCATAAGCTATTGCTTATAAATTATATTCCCGAAGGAAAGGACAGAAGAAGGAAAATTAAAAGTCGACATTTTGGACCTTCCTGTGCATGTGGAATTTGTGGTTATGTCTCGTGGTTGTTGAACAGCCATTGAAGTTTTGTATCTGCTGCGGTCAATGTTCCGTGTGTCGAGCAACCAAGGAAATATGTATTATGGTAATCTTTCACGCAACTAAAACCAGTATGTATTGTCAAAGTCTCGTATCTCAGGATTTGAAGATGTTGGGTTCtaattctctttctttcttctaaTTCTTAAATTTAACTCTTTTCTTGTTAGAAGAAAAAAACTCATAACTTTGTAagctttcgtttttctttttgctGGAAATGGGAATCCAACCTGTAATTAACCAAGTTGACATCTAACTgagaagaaaagtaaaaaaaaaaaaaaaacaagtgtaTATTCAGCCGGTCACATATACTCGAATCTCAACTACATTCATAATAATTTGGATTCGTTCTGTTTGTCGCCTCACTCACCGTTTCATTTTAACACATGTTCTCCCTTATATGCTTGTTATTTGCACAATTAGTAAGTCAATTGGTTTggcatgaaagaaaaaaaaaggtcattCACTAGATGTCTTGaaactgtgtgtgtgtgtgtgattttttcaaatatatatataatgtgaTTGTATGGTCAAACTCAAAGGAGATGAAGAGGCACACAATAATAATGGAATAGATAATGCAATCATTGGCCAAAAgtaatgttttaaaaaccggaccgttaattgaaccggtgaagtgaaagggttgAGGTTTaatcggtcggaccggttcaacctcggttcaatgaattttttaaaaaattatttatataaatatatatatatgtacaaaataagacatgtaatggattaatttaatactttatatgatgaaaggtttactattttttaataacttggattttttaaaaataaattttttaaattataagttaaaacaaataaatttcatctcgaTTACAATTATGTCTAAATCCAATCCAAAAATATcataatattttgaaattatacaaaattcacgtctatgagaatttaaatattttgaacttaaatttcaatttacgTTTTAGAGAttacaatttaaaaaaggaagtttggagttcgaaggaagtcaaaaaaatcgaaaatagaaatgtaaacttgataagaaataaaaaatgagataaaagtgaatgGGTGTTATATAAACAGTAAAAGTAAAGGCAGTATGTATAATTTAATAAACTTAAGGAGAGGCTTCTATGATTGTTAGAAATCTCAGggaagtttctaaaattatcccattAAAGTAATTGAATATGGGGAAAGGGCATGTAGGCCCCAGTTTTAATGGACGGAGCACCAAATTTCCAATATTTTGAGTGCCCCTCCTTCAATTCTTAATAAGTCTCTCAATTTCCCTTCAGGCTTCCCACTCGGCAAAAATGCTCCTGACAGCCGTTTTATATGCTTCTTATCTGCCAATTTGAGCCTGAAAAGAATCATCCTGTGAGTTCCCAAGCCCTGTTCTTCATATTTCACTACTTTTAGGTGTTATAATaaattgggttttttttttataatatctCTATCCAATTcgtactttttctttttttttttttaattcttattcTTTCCTGAATGCACCTTTTTGTTTAATTGTCATTTTTCTCATCATGTTAATTGATATGTAATTTAATTTTCCCTGATTACAGCTTTGAACAATTTTCCAATGACCCTTTTAGATTGCGGTCAAATACCCTT contains the following coding sequences:
- the LOC113711855 gene encoding type IV inositol polyphosphate 5-phosphatase 11-like, translated to MEGLCGIFCTRLSRKTNKRKTAASIIDSDDRTHEGVRTVDTGNCCEFSGHSDVCLCIVTWNMNGQVSSEDINKLVGKNRKLDLLVIGLQEVPRENIAQLLKNVLADTHILLGEAIMQSLQLFVFGPKHSQQFVRGIKVDKQPVGGLGGLIGRKKGAVAIRIKYKGIQMLFVSCHLAAHVGNVEERNDQFRHISRSIFSKDWNPNATPAQLTVWLGDFNYRLEGINTFPARDLIHENLHELLTSKDQLLQEAERGQIFNGFREGTLSFKPTYKYNIGSSNYDTSYKVRVPAWTDRILFKIGDHDHIRATLHCYDSMDTISSSDHKPVKAHICLSVNRQSSHPRMEQ